From the Burkholderia glumae LMG 2196 = ATCC 33617 genome, one window contains:
- a CDS encoding copper homeostasis protein CutC, translating into MSTAPILLEVIATTLSDAQAAARAGADRIELATGLSEGGLTPSIGLIEAVTAALPIPVNVIVRSHGRGFVYTPEEMAILERDTRAAVAAGAAGIVFGALNGYGDIDTAALARIADAAGGKPITFHRAFDVSRDLNAAFETLLATPAVKTVLTSGGHPSALDGRDTIARLVRRAQGRACQVLAGAGLTVESIGDFVRATGVRAVHLGSGVRERGEVWGPVDGRLVAKVRATIDALR; encoded by the coding sequence ATGTCCACCGCCCCGATCCTGCTCGAAGTCATCGCCACGACGCTCTCCGACGCGCAGGCCGCCGCGCGCGCCGGGGCGGACCGCATCGAACTCGCCACCGGCCTGTCCGAGGGCGGTCTCACGCCGAGCATCGGCCTGATCGAGGCGGTCACGGCGGCGCTGCCGATTCCCGTCAACGTGATCGTGCGCTCGCACGGCCGCGGCTTCGTCTACACGCCCGAGGAAATGGCGATCCTCGAGCGCGACACGCGCGCGGCGGTGGCGGCGGGCGCGGCCGGCATCGTGTTCGGCGCGCTGAACGGCTATGGCGACATCGACACGGCCGCGCTGGCGCGCATCGCCGACGCGGCGGGCGGCAAGCCGATCACGTTCCACCGCGCGTTCGACGTCTCGCGCGATCTGAACGCGGCCTTCGAGACGCTGCTGGCCACGCCCGCCGTCAAGACGGTGCTGACCTCGGGCGGCCATCCGTCGGCGCTCGACGGCCGCGACACGATCGCGCGCCTGGTGCGCCGCGCGCAGGGCCGCGCGTGCCAGGTGCTGGCCGGCGCCGGCCTCACCGTGGAGTCGATCGGCGATTTCGTGCGCGCCACCGGCGTGCGGGCGGTGCATCTGGGCTCGGGCGTGCGCGAGCGCGGCGAGGTGTGGGGGCCGGTGGACGGCCGGCTGGTCGCGAAAGTGCGCGCGACGATCGACGCGCTGCGCTGA
- a CDS encoding IS481 family transposase, whose amino-acid sequence MSSFNQNVIRHKIGLLNLATELGNVSKACKVMGLSRDTFYRYQNAVAEGGVDALFDSNRRKPNPKNRVDEATEIAVLATEIAVLAYAIEQPAHGQVRVSNELRRRGIFVSASGVRSIWLRHELSSFKLRLVALENQVAEKGIVLSDDQVAALERKQDDDVAHGEIETAHPGYLGSQDTFYVGTIKGVGRIYQQTFVDTYSKVAMAKLYTTKTPITAADLLNDRVLPFFEEHGMGVIRMLTDRGTEYCGKPESHDYQLYLALNGIEHTKTKARHPQTNGICERFHKTILQEFYQVAFRRKLYLSLEELQADLDTWLAYYNGERTHQGQMCCGRTPVQTLIAGKEVWKEKVSHLNLI is encoded by the coding sequence GTGAGTAGTTTCAACCAAAATGTCATCCGCCACAAGATCGGTCTGCTGAATCTGGCCACCGAGCTCGGGAACGTGTCGAAGGCCTGCAAGGTGATGGGGCTGTCGCGCGATACGTTCTACCGCTATCAGAACGCCGTGGCCGAGGGCGGCGTCGATGCCCTGTTCGACAGCAATCGGCGCAAGCCGAATCCCAAGAATCGAGTCGATGAAGCGACGGAAATCGCCGTGCTAGCGACGGAAATCGCCGTGCTGGCCTATGCCATCGAGCAGCCCGCCCACGGGCAGGTTCGGGTCAGCAACGAATTACGCCGGCGCGGTATTTTCGTGTCTGCATCCGGCGTTCGTTCGATCTGGCTGCGTCACGAATTGTCGTCCTTCAAGCTGAGGCTCGTGGCGCTGGAGAATCAGGTCGCTGAAAAAGGCATCGTGCTGAGCGACGATCAGGTGGCCGCGCTGGAAAGAAAGCAGGACGACGATGTCGCCCATGGCGAAATCGAAACCGCTCACCCCGGCTATCTGGGCTCGCAGGACACGTTCTACGTGGGCACGATCAAGGGCGTAGGCCGGATCTACCAGCAGACCTTCGTCGACACCTACAGCAAAGTGGCGATGGCCAAGCTGTACACGACCAAGACACCGATCACGGCGGCCGATCTGCTCAATGACCGGGTGTTGCCGTTCTTCGAGGAGCACGGCATGGGTGTGATCCGCATGCTGACCGATCGAGGCACGGAGTATTGCGGCAAGCCGGAATCGCACGATTATCAGCTGTACCTGGCGCTGAACGGCATCGAGCACACCAAAACCAAGGCGCGACATCCGCAGACCAATGGCATCTGCGAGCGGTTCCACAAAACCATCCTGCAGGAGTTTTATCAGGTCGCGTTTCGCCGCAAGCTGTATCTGTCGCTGGAGGAACTACAGGCCGATCTCGATACTTGGCTGGCGTATTACAACGGCGAGCGAACCCATCAAGGTCAGATGTGCTGCGGTCGCACGCCTGTGCAAACGCTCATCGCGGGCAAGGAGGTGTGGAAGGAGAAAGTGAGCCACCTGAATCTGATCTGA